CCCTGCGCATCGGTGGTGCCCGAGGCGATCTGCGCCCATGCCGCGCCGTTGCGGGCATGGAGTTCGACGGCGACACCCTCGGCGGGTTGCCCGGCCGCGGTGTCCAGGATGTGGGTGGTGATCAGTGAGCTCATGGCTGTAGCACTCCTTGGAGGCGCAGGACAGCGATTTCACGCAGATGTTGAGCCACGATAGGAGCCTCTTGCTCGGGAGTATTGATGAGGCGTCGCTGCAACGCTGCGAGAATTTCCTGCGGCGTCCGGCCGGCGGCCCTGATCAGGAACACCTGGCCAAACTTTTCCTCGTAGGCGCGGTTGCCTTCGGCCAATGCCCGGGCAAGCTCCCGGTCGGCAGGATCGACGCCGGATTGTTCCCTGCGCGAATGTTCCGCCTCGGCGCTGTTGCCGGCCGGCCGTTCACCGATCCGCGGATGGTGCGCCATGGCGGCGGCGATCTCTTCAGCCGTGAACGGGACGGCGGCGGCCCAAGCCTGGCTAAACAATTGGCTCAAGTCGGGGAACGGGCGGGAATCGAGCATCGCATCGATCCACCGTTGGATATCGATGCAGGGACGAAGGATCTCATCCAGCTGCGCCCTGGATGCTTCGTTAAATTGTTGCAGCAACATGTTTGCTGTCCTTGGAACTCAAATGCTGGCATCCACGGCGTAGGCTATACGAACTTTTGTAGATTTTCGTATCGTGGAACTGTTATTTCAGCATATGAAATAGTGAACAGCATCACAAGGATATTGTCAATTTGGTTGGTGTTTCAATTGTTTCGAGTGTCATCGCGGAGTCGTCTCGGCGGATGACCCATGACCCAAAATGGATCGCATTCGGACGGGCTCCTACCTCTTTAGGCGGAGCCAGGGTCCTAGGTCATTTCTGGGTCTCGTGCAATTCATGGGTTTGCCCGTAGGGGACTTCGTTGCTGAGGGCGACGGTGTATCTCGTGTGGTCGTGTCGGGTCACGAGGATACCGTGCAGCCGTTCTTCCATGGCGAATCCGCGGGCGATAGCCTCGGCGGCATTGAGGTCGTCTTCTAGGCTGACCGGATCATGGGCAACAATCTCCAAGTATCGGTCGGAATGGTGGGTGATCATTAAAGGACTCCAAAATTGTGCTGTCTGGGTGCTGGCGTGGAACGTACCAGATCGACAGGGCCGGGAAGAAGGTACTGGGCCAGGGGTCGCACGCGACGGGATCGTTCGGGGGATTATCTGGCCTAAGTAGTGTGCAAACGGGGTCGGGACGGGGTGTTTCCCGGCTGGTCCACATCAAGTGTGGAGTGCCGTAGTCCCGGAGGCAAACTTGGTCCACTCCTGACTCGGTAACTGTGCCCGGACCCTAGTAGTATCTCCTTGGATTTCCCCGAGGCGCGGCTGCCCTGGGACTGGCCGCCGCAGCCGACCTGTTCATCGCCAATGCCCAGACTCAGGCGCTCAAAAGCGCCCGCACCTCTAGGGTGTCCTCAGGGAGAGCCGAGGATTCCTTGCTGCCAGAATTGGATATTGCCTGTGAACGCAGGAGCGAGTCCACCGAAACGCACTCGTCCGCACTTTGCCACTTCCGCGGCACTAACAGAGCGGATCATCGCCCAGCCCCTTGAGCGGATCGTACATCCGCCCTCTTCCGAGTTTTTCGCAACTTAGGGCATACTCGTATTAAACGAATATCATTCGCTTTATGGAAGTCCCGCTCGGGCCCTGTCGAAGACACTCCGGTCAGGCTAAGCCTTCCACCCGTCCGGTTCCAATGGAGGAACAGCATGTCACGCATTACTGCCAGCCAAGATAAGGTCACCGTTGAGAATTGGCAGGAGCCTGGCAGTTTATCCTGGTCCTTTCTCCATATGGATGAGCTGTTCCCCAGTGCCGGGATTCGCGCCGTAGCCGCGGCCGCCGACAACGCAGGTTCCCCCGAATTGCCCGAAGATTCATTTGGACTTCGGGGGCTGGCTGTCCAATTGCCGGACGGTTCGGACAGTACGGTTGCCGAGATTCTGGCTACCACCAACACCGATGCCTGGATGGTCCTGCACGGCACCGAAGTGCTCGTTGAGGAGTATTTCGGCGGGATGGGCCCTGGGACCAGGCACCTGCTGATGTCCGTTAGCAAGTCAATCGTGTCTTCGGTGGTTGGCGCCTTGGTAGCCCAGGGGAAGATCGATACCGCACAGCGGATCGACCACTACATTCCGGAGTTGCGCTGTAGCGGCTACGAGGGCGCCACTGTGCGGGACCTGTTGGATATGCGCAGCGGTATCAAGTTCTCCGAGGAATACCTGAACCCCGAGTCCGAGGTGCGGAAACTGGACGAGTCCGTGGGATGGGCACCCCCTGCCGGGGGAGCGGACACCCTCAAGTCGTTCCTGTTGACACTGGAACAGGCCCGCGACCACGGCGGCTATTTCGAATACCGCAGTTGCGAGACAGACGTCCTCGGCTGGCTTTGTGAGGCTATGGGCGGAAAGCCGTTCGCTGAGCTTGCCTCCGAGGTCCTGTGGTCGCCGATGGGTGCCCGCCACGACGCCTATATCACCCTGGACGTGGCCGGTACTGGCATGTTTGACGGCGGCATCTGTGCCACGCTTACGGATATGGCCCGCTTTGGGGCGATGATCCGTGACGGGGGTGTTTCGCCGGCCGGCCGACGGATCCTTGCGCCTGAATGGGTTGAGGATATCTTCAACGGCGGCCCTGACTCTACCGAGGCGTTTGCGGCGGGCGACCATGCGGAAGAGATGCCGGGCGGAAGTTACCGCAGTCAGTTCTGGTTCCTTTCGGAGAATCGGAACGTGGCCTATTGTTTGGGTATCCATGGTCAGATGGTCTATATCAACCGAAGTTCCGGCGTTGTTGGAGTCAAGTTCTCCTCAACAGCGTTGCCCGTTGATCCTTTCGAGGGTCCTGCCGCGGCGGCGATGTTTGAGGCTATCAACAGGCGGTTGACCCTTTCCCCGGCCAGATGAGGGGGCGGCCAAAAAGGCCTAAAAAAGAGTCGAATCGCCTGAACCGCGTACAGAGGTCTTTGACACACGGGAGTGGCCACAAGTCATGTTTTGCTCGAACAACGCAGCTGGCCCACGCCGAACATGGCACTTGCCGGCAGCCTATCTACTCCTAAATCCCAAACCCCTAATCTTTCGGTGCCGCTTGGCATTTAGGAGTAGATAGGCTGGATGATGTGACTTCGCTTATCTTTGCCGTGATCCTTGGCTGCGTCTATTGCTACCTCCGCTGGAAGGATCGGCGGATGCTTCGCAACGGGATCGTGTTGGTGGCGGCATGCTGGTTTGCGCTGTTGGGAGTGGCCGAGATTCTGGCCCAATGGTTTCCCTGGACGAGTTGGATTGCCCTGGGTTTTGTGGCCTTGACGCCGCTGGCCGTGCTGGTTCTCGCAGGCTTTCTGATCGCCAATGGTGTCACGATGCTCCGCCACGAGGGGCGTAGCCTGGGTAACCTGCTCTCGCTGGTAACTGGGGTAGCGTTGTTGGTCTTGCCCCTCCTGGCTGTTCTGTTGGTTCTTAGCATGAACCCGTTGGCGATCGGTTTGGCCGCACTCCTTTTCTTTCTCTGCAGCTATTTCGGCGTGGTCTTTGTCGTGTTTCTCGCCTATGCCCTGGCCTACGGACGGATGAAGCAACGCACAGACCCGGACGCCGTCGTCGTCCTGGGATCCCAAATTATCAACGGGAAGGTGCCGCCCCTGTTGCAATCTCGCCTAGACAAGGGACTGGACATTTACCAGGGCGCGCCCATCGGTGCGACTCCTCTCCTGATCCCGTCCGGCGGGCAAGGGCCCGATGAATCCGTCGCCGAGGGGGTGGCGATGGCCAGGTATCTTGTGGATGCCGGCGTGCCCGCGCATGACGTGGTCGCAGAGGACAAGGCCGTGAACACCGCCCAAAACCTGCAGTTCTCCGCGGCCTTGGCACGTGACCACAGCCGGGGAGATGCCCTGGTGGTCGTCACCAACAACTATCACGTGCTTCGCGCGGCACTGCTGTCCCGCAAGCTTGGCCTTGATGCCGAAGTAGTGGGCTCTCCGACCGCAAGGTATTTCCTGCCCAGCGCCTTTTTGCGCGAGTTCGCCGCGATTCTGGTCGAACACAAAACCCTTCATGCGATCATGTGCTTGCCGTTCCTTGGCATTACCGGGCTGCTGGTCATCGGGGTCCTGGCCGCCTCGCATTGAGGGCAATCCCTGGGTTTCTTGGCGGCCGTCGGCGTCGAGGAGCTTTCTGGTGGGGTGGCGGTTCCTGCTATATCGGCGTCAATGTGGCCGGACTTAGCCCTTGGAACTCTTATCTGACCGATGGCCACTATTGTGATCCAGAAACGTCCCTTCCACCGTTCATGATAGTGATCTCGTTTGTCTCCATGCGGTGATTAGGCGTTGATGGGCTCGCTTTCTGGTTCTGGTTCTGTGGGAAGTTGTTCGTCGAGTCCTGGTTCGGGGGTTGGGCGGCGGAATCCTCTAGTGATCCAGGTGAGGTATCCGACGCCGGCTACGAGCCAGCAGCCGCCGATCATGAGCGCTACTGGGCTGAGCTGGGTCAGCATGTAGGCCGTTACGCATGCGCCGAGTCCGGGGATGATCACGTAACCGATTACTCCTACCGGGCGGGTCTTCCGGTTCCGGACGAAGTATGCGATGACGCAGATATTGACTACGGTGAAGGCGCTGAATGCGCCGAAGTTGATGAAGGCGCTAGCTGTTTCCAGGGACAGATTGAGCCCTACTATGCACATCAGAAGTGTGGCGAGGATGCAGTAGATCGGTGTTCGTGTGCGGGCATTTAGTTTTCCAAAGATTCGTTTGGGGAACACGCCGTCCCGGCCCATGATGAACAGCATTCGGCTTGACCCGAGTTGGACGGCGAGGCCGGCGGCAAAGCCTGCAATGATGCCCGCTAGGTTGGTCCAGTCGGCAAACGCTTGTCCACCAACTTGGATTGACAGGCTGTATCCGGCAATTTGGGGGTCATCGAACACGCCGCCGGGATGGACGAGCTGCATCAGGTAGGCGACGCCGGAGAAGAGGACGCCACCGATTCCTACGACGAGAAGGACGGCGCGAGGAATGGTTTTCCTGGCGTTGTGGGTTTCCTCCGAGAGGGTTGTAACGGCATCAAAGCCCAGGAAGGAGTATGCGGCTATTGCCGCGGCACCGGAAATTCCGATGAGAGTGGTGTCGTGGTTCCACAGGGGTGCGGTGTAGGACACCGGGTGGGTGTGGGTGAGGTAGGCCACGCAGTAGCCGGCGAAGAGAAGGACCAACAGCAATGCCCCGGTGGTGAAGACTTTGTTGACTCGGTCGCTGAGGACGACGCCGGCGATGTTGATTACCGTTGTGAGGACTGCGTTGATGAGCATCCAAACCCATATGGGGATCTGTGGGTACTGGGCGTTGAGGTAGATGCCTTGGGTGAGCCAGGCGAGCATGGGAAGGAAGAGGTAGTCGAGTAGGACGCTCCAACCGACCAGGAACCCGATAGGGGAGTTGAGGAGTTTTCTGGCGTATGAGTAGGCCGATCCCGACGTTGGGAAGAGCCTGGCCATTTTTGCGTAGCTAAGTGCGGTCAGGAAGATTGCGATGGTGGAAACGATGAACGCTGTGGGGGCTGTTCCTGCGCTGGCTGCCGCGATGATGCCGAAAATGATCATGACAAGACTTGGCGCCATGTAGGAGAGGCCAAAGGCGACAACGGACGTGAGTCCGAGTTTCGGGACGAGGGTTACGGGCTGGGTCGTCATGCCTGTACCTGGCCCTGCGTGGGGCGGTGGTGGACGGCGCCCTCATGGCGGAGGTCTTCCGGGGTGTCCGGTCAGATGGCCGGGCGCCAGGTGTTTGGGTCGATGTACCCGTTGTAGAGCGGTAGTTCGAGCGGGGTATCGCCGGGCTGGAAGTGGCTCCATGGCCAGGAGTCACCGCTGGTGCCGAACATCCGTGCGGCCGGGACCTGTCGAAGTCGACAACGGTGGTCAGCGTAGTGTCTTCAGAGCCGTTGGCTTCCAGCCGGAGGCTTCCTTCTGGATCGACTAGAAGAGATTTTCCATACGCAGTCGGCGACGCACCATTGACACTAGCCACCCACACCTGATTCACGATCGCGTTCGCAACATTGATCGGAATCTCTTGGGCACGCCCTGCTGTAGGGGTCTGGACAATATTGACGATCATTTCGGCACCCATCCACGCCAGATGGCGGGAGAGCTCCGGATACTAGGCGTCATAGCAGATGGACAACCCGATCCGACCCTTGCCAGGCATGTCAAACACTACGAAGTCTCGCCCTACGGACACGGGCTCGTAGGGTCGCCAGGTGAAGATCTTCCGGTAGGTTGCCACGAGCTCGCCAGCAGGGTTGTAGACGCTGCCATCTGATGTTCGTTCCAGGACGGTGCCGGAGATGAGCCAGATTCCGAGTTCCCTGGCAACGTGGAAGGCCCTTGGCCGCGGGGGTCATCTAACGGTTGTGCGTACGCGTCGTAGTACTCCTCATCGCTCATTGACTCGGCGTCAATTGAACAGAGGTGAAGTTCCGGATAGACGGCCAGTTCTGCTGCGTTGGGGGATTTCATCCGTTGACGCAGCCCGTCGGCAAAGGTCAAGAACGATTCCGCCGGGGATTGAACGAGCGCTAGCCGAAGGTGACGGCCCATGGGAAACCTTGCTTTCTGAACACTGTGGAACGGAGCGGGATGAATGGTTTCGATCCGCAAATGTTGCTGTCAGGAGATCAGAAGATTCCTATTAGGCAACTCACTCGACAGTCGAATCCCTATCCTGAGAGATCGAGGAGAAGGGTAACGAAGAAGCCGTGAGGCCTTGGGGCTACGAGTGCGAGCCGCGGTGATGGCTCACAAGACGTCAATTCACTTCGTGGTGGACTAACGGTTACCAAGGTACCCTCGTGCCATGAATATGAATCAAGTTCATTTATTATGATCGCGATCACACTCAGACGTCAAGACCATCATTTTCAAACGATCCACCTGCAGCGGTCACCCTACGCCCACGACGGATAGTGAGGATCATGAGGACAGCGACACGGGTGGATGCAGGGCTCAATGAGGTGATCGTCGGCTTCGATGCGGCGAGGCAGACCGGGTGCTGCAGCGGTGTGGCACTGGTCAATTCACCTCCATTCCATGTGATCTAATTCACCATATTAATTTGATTTCATTAGGGAGAGGGGGCATGCAATGACTCTGGTGACCACGGAGGAACCGGCGATGATTCGTCTGGCGTTAGTCGGTTGTGAGTACCTCACCCGCTTGGGATTGAGTCGAATCCTGGCCGGGGCTCCGTTTCTTCAAAACGTGGGCACGGTCGAAAGAGCGCATGACGTTCTTCAGCTCCTGAGCGTTGGTACCTTGCATCTGGTGTTGGTGGATGCTGGCATGGGAAGAGTCGAGGCTATTCGGACATGCGAGGAGATTTCCGCGTTCCCGCATCCGCCCGGAGTGGTGGTGTTAGGGGATTTTGACGAGCAGACTGCCGGGGAGTTGATCGTTGCGGGGGCCGCCGCGATCCTTGCCCCTGCAGCAGTGACGGGAGATTTGCCGGCAGTATTGAGAGTGGTTCACCTGGGCGGGGTGCTAATTCCGCATCCTCGGGTCTACCTCTCGGCGGATGCCGCGGAATCGAGTGAGGCTCGGCGGTTTAAAGAATCTTGTGCCAGGCTGAATGCCCGAGAACACGCGGTGGCCAAAGGGATTGCGGACGGCCTATCCAACGCGGACCTAGGACGCCAGCTTCTGCTGAGCGAGGCCACCATCAAACTGATGGTCTCTAAGGTCATGCTCAAGCTAGGAGCTGGCAACCGTGTCCAAATCGCCGTCATTGTGACCAAAGCCCAGTACGGCTAGCGCGTGTCTCCTAATATTGCGGGCGGAGTGCGCGGAACGCTTGGAAGGTGCCGCGTACTCCTGGTTTGGCCGGCCCGCAGTAGGCCCGTATTCAGCCATTGCTTCCATTCACAGACTTGCGGAACCGCCTCTTCCAGGACCACGGCAGGATACTGTGATGCAACCGAAAGAGGAAAACAGTGACTGGTTTCGATGTAAGCCTTCGACAAAAGGCAGACGCCCCGGAGAGGACAATTTCCCTGGCAGGGTGGAGTGCTTCGCACTTGGGATGGATTGGTGACCTCGTTGAGAACGGTCAGGCCGAGCTGGTGGTTGACCATGGCGGATATCCCTACATTTACGAGCTAAATGCCCGGCAAATTCTTCCGTGGTTCGCCCCCGTCGTCCGCGAGGAGCTGGCCTGGCGCCTCAACTGCAAAGCCATCCGAGGTAGTTGGAACACTCTCTTTGGTGCCGGCACTCTTCTTGAGACCGAATTAGCCGCCTGCCCAAGCGATGCGATATTGCAGGTGGAAGCCTGGGACCAAACCTAGGGCACTTGTCATGGACAAGTTTTCCAGCCTCGGCCCTAGGATGAGGCATGTGGATCGTAGAGGTTGTCCGTGTCTTTGGTGTGGTGCTCGGCTTGTACGGTGCGTTCCTGACAGTCCCAGGTGCCACCAGCAGAATCCGAGACGACTACTCCGTATTGGGGCGCAATCTCCGGAAGCTGGGGCAAACGCTATGGGAGCTATTGCTAAATCGTAAGTCTGTATCGGTCCATGTGGCGGCTGCGTCCGCAACCGCCGGTGCGCATGCTCCAACCGTGTCCGGCGATACTCGTTCCCTTCAACCGCTCGAGGGCGACATTGAAGCGCGAATCGAGCAACTATGGGCCAATGATGAATGGCTGGATCAAAGAATTAAGGACGTTCAGCAAAGTCTTTATAAGCAAGTCAGTGAGATCAATCAAACGCTGAAAGTGGCTCAAGATTCAACGGAAAATGCCCTCAGTCGATTGAGAGCTGAGGGGCAGGAAGACAAACGACTTGCCCTCGTCATTAGCGCCCGTGGGTTGCCGATGATCGGTCTCTCGATCCTGCTCCTGGGATTACCCGACGGCTGGGTTGGGAACGGGTGGGTCGGTTGGCCAATGGCAGTGGCAGCTTCTTTGCTCATCGTCGTAGAAGTCCTACGCCATACCCGACCATACCTCTTCGAAACAGAGCGGTGATTGGAACCCCTCTGGGCGGTCCCAGTTCTAGATACCGTCAGGACCCTTGCCGTGAACGAGCTCATAGTTCGCCTTCCACATTTCGCTGGACTCGGGCGTTGAGAACCTCTTCGACAGTCGCTCCAAGTGGGCGCCCGGCGCGTCGAGGGCTTCGCACCATCTCTCGCGTGTTTCCCGAAGCCGATCGCCCGGGACAGGTGGGGCTTCGGCAATGATTTGGGAGATCCGCCCGGCGCTGCGCCCGGTCAGTGTGGCTAGGTCCGTTTGTTTGACCCCGTATTGGCTGGCGACCCTCACGGCCTGGCGCACATAATCCTCGACGTCCGCTAATTGCTGTGCCAGGGCAGCCCGGTGCTGGGCCAGCATCCAGGTGTAGGCGGCAAGGTTCTCCTGGTCTTCAGTACGTGGCTGTTTCATACACAAAATCTACCTTGCACAATTGAGTTAAGCAGTCTAAAGAAAAGTTAGCTTACATAATCGCGGTTATCGGCGTTTTGGCGGTTTCTGCTCGTATGTACATTTGAGCGATTTGGGTGGATGATTGATACATGACTGAAATGACTGTTACTGATGCCCGGAGTCGGCTCTCGGATGCTGTGGATACGGCGCGGGTGTCGCATGATCCTGTGTACTTGTTGCGGCGTGGCCGGCGGGTTGCTGCGCTTATTGATGCCGATGACCTAGATCGGCTGCTTGAGGCTGCGGAGGATCTTGCGGACATTCGAGCTGCGTCAGAGGCCCGGGCAAGTGAAGAGGTGTCTATTCCTTGGGAGTCGGTCAAGGCCGAGCTCGGTCTCGCGTGACCTACAGTATTGAGGTCAGGCCGGCGGCCCTTCGACAGTTGCGCAAGATTGATCCAGGCGCCCGTCGACGCATCCAAGCTGCCGTGGAAATACTTGCGGAGACTCCCCGCCCTCCGGGTGCCAAGAAGCTGGTGGGCGGGCAGGGGGAATGGCGAGTCAGAACAGGGGACTACCGGATCGTCTACGAGATCCATGACGATGTACTCGTGGTGCTCGTCGTTACTGTCGGCCATCGGCGCGAGATTTATCAATCCCGCTAGTCTGCCGATGAGGGGCTCTCTCTTTCGCCATTGTCCCGCTCAAGGTTGGTGTTGATTATGGCGCCTACTACAGGGCAACGGACCACTAATTTTTGGAAGCGAAGACTCTTACTAGGGAGCGTAACCCGAAGACGAATCCTCCCAGGGCGAGCGTATAGCCCAGGAACTCGTACAGCCGCAGGCTTGGGGTGAGCATTGGTCCTGCTGTTGATCCCAAGAGCAGGATACTGCCGATGATTGCCGTGATGGAGATCCCGGCGACAATGACTTCGTGCACAAGGTTTCGTAGAAATGCTCGGTCTGTTGGTTCGGCGAATTGTCGAACTTGAACCCCGAAGGTGCCCTCATCCAATCTCTCTTGAACGGAGCGCAACTGACTCGGTAGCCGCTGGAGCGATGGGATGATGCTGACAGCACTGGCCTGGATGAACGTGCCAATCGCCTCGGGTGAAATGGCCTTGCGCATAAGGAGTTGAGAGTGATTTTCTGATTCGATGATCAGGTCAAATTTGGGGTCTACCAGCTTGAGAGTTCCGTCCA
The DNA window shown above is from Arthrobacter sp. ERGS1:01 and carries:
- the uraD gene encoding 2-oxo-4-hydroxy-4-carboxy-5-ureidoimidazoline decarboxylase produces the protein MLLQQFNEASRAQLDEILRPCIDIQRWIDAMLDSRPFPDLSQLFSQAWAAAVPFTAEEIAAAMAHHPRIGERPAGNSAEAEHSRREQSGVDPADRELARALAEGNRAYEEKFGQVFLIRAAGRTPQEILAALQRRLINTPEQEAPIVAQHLREIAVLRLQGVLQP
- a CDS encoding serine hydrolase domain-containing protein; the protein is MSRITASQDKVTVENWQEPGSLSWSFLHMDELFPSAGIRAVAAAADNAGSPELPEDSFGLRGLAVQLPDGSDSTVAEILATTNTDAWMVLHGTEVLVEEYFGGMGPGTRHLLMSVSKSIVSSVVGALVAQGKIDTAQRIDHYIPELRCSGYEGATVRDLLDMRSGIKFSEEYLNPESEVRKLDESVGWAPPAGGADTLKSFLLTLEQARDHGGYFEYRSCETDVLGWLCEAMGGKPFAELASEVLWSPMGARHDAYITLDVAGTGMFDGGICATLTDMARFGAMIRDGGVSPAGRRILAPEWVEDIFNGGPDSTEAFAAGDHAEEMPGGSYRSQFWFLSENRNVAYCLGIHGQMVYINRSSGVVGVKFSSTALPVDPFEGPAAAAMFEAINRRLTLSPAR
- a CDS encoding YdcF family protein translates to MTSLIFAVILGCVYCYLRWKDRRMLRNGIVLVAACWFALLGVAEILAQWFPWTSWIALGFVALTPLAVLVLAGFLIANGVTMLRHEGRSLGNLLSLVTGVALLVLPLLAVLLVLSMNPLAIGLAALLFFLCSYFGVVFVVFLAYALAYGRMKQRTDPDAVVVLGSQIINGKVPPLLQSRLDKGLDIYQGAPIGATPLLIPSGGQGPDESVAEGVAMARYLVDAGVPAHDVVAEDKAVNTAQNLQFSAALARDHSRGDALVVVTNNYHVLRAALLSRKLGLDAEVVGSPTARYFLPSAFLREFAAILVEHKTLHAIMCLPFLGITGLLVIGVLAASH
- a CDS encoding APC family permease yields the protein MTTQPVTLVPKLGLTSVVAFGLSYMAPSLVMIIFGIIAAASAGTAPTAFIVSTIAIFLTALSYAKMARLFPTSGSAYSYARKLLNSPIGFLVGWSVLLDYLFLPMLAWLTQGIYLNAQYPQIPIWVWMLINAVLTTVINIAGVVLSDRVNKVFTTGALLLVLLFAGYCVAYLTHTHPVSYTAPLWNHDTTLIGISGAAAIAAYSFLGFDAVTTLSEETHNARKTIPRAVLLVVGIGGVLFSGVAYLMQLVHPGGVFDDPQIAGYSLSIQVGGQAFADWTNLAGIIAGFAAGLAVQLGSSRMLFIMGRDGVFPKRIFGKLNARTRTPIYCILATLLMCIVGLNLSLETASAFINFGAFSAFTVVNICVIAYFVRNRKTRPVGVIGYVIIPGLGACVTAYMLTQLSPVALMIGGCWLVAGVGYLTWITRGFRRPTPEPGLDEQLPTEPEPESEPINA
- a CDS encoding response regulator transcription factor, translating into MTLVTTEEPAMIRLALVGCEYLTRLGLSRILAGAPFLQNVGTVERAHDVLQLLSVGTLHLVLVDAGMGRVEAIRTCEEISAFPHPPGVVVLGDFDEQTAGELIVAGAAAILAPAAVTGDLPAVLRVVHLGGVLIPHPRVYLSADAAESSEARRFKESCARLNAREHAVAKGIADGLSNADLGRQLLLSEATIKLMVSKVMLKLGAGNRVQIAVIVTKAQYG
- a CDS encoding type II toxin-antitoxin system Phd/YefM family antitoxin, whose protein sequence is MTEMTVTDARSRLSDAVDTARVSHDPVYLLRRGRRVAALIDADDLDRLLEAAEDLADIRAASEARASEEVSIPWESVKAELGLA
- a CDS encoding type II toxin-antitoxin system RelE family toxin; translation: MTYSIEVRPAALRQLRKIDPGARRRIQAAVEILAETPRPPGAKKLVGGQGEWRVRTGDYRIVYEIHDDVLVVLVVTVGHRREIYQSR